In Tolypothrix sp. NIES-4075, the following proteins share a genomic window:
- a CDS encoding methyl-accepting chemotaxis protein, with product MLLLLLSTIIPVSIVGLYGISSSTNTLSEVAKQQLEAESAKEAKNINAFLDGVSDDVLFLSKIPPIQGIIRARAGGGVDPQGNSSYDAWIKQLQTTFSAMMEQKPHYMQLRYIDEQGNELVRVDSDGTNIKVIPKAELQNKADRPYFSDTMKLPVGGLYVSPVNLNQERGQIERPFKPVIRYATPIFDSQGQNRGIAIANVFANQFIKPFKEDNQQADDKNKYKGKENFLVNQQGYYISHPNPKKEWGFEFGNNEKLEKDYSQEVAKQILSNQQGFIDKGDYLFSYHKVDPSPKQPEFLVAIYKVPKDSVFAAINSFKIVAILIILVSLAVVLPLGIYRARQLVNLIKQLVNGISTSSLQTFSTIEQQERVANQQAASVNETTTTMDELKASCRQSSEQAKAAAVAAQQALALAQKGTQAVGETLEGMFTLENKVGAIAEQIVNLSEQASQIAMISQIVSDLANQTNMLALNSSVEAVRAGEYGKGFAVVANEIRRLSDQSQKSAEKINLLVSNIQKAINSTVMVTEEGTKTVKTGVQIAQNTDQAFAGVAKAVNHMVFNNQQISLNLKQQLDAIQQVVEAMNNINKGAKETATGISQTRWGTEQLNKAARTLKQMV from the coding sequence ATGCTTTTGCTGCTTTTAAGCACCATAATTCCCGTCTCTATCGTGGGATTGTATGGTATTTCTTCTTCCACTAACACCTTATCGGAAGTCGCTAAACAGCAACTAGAGGCTGAGTCAGCCAAAGAAGCCAAAAATATCAATGCATTTTTAGATGGTGTTAGTGATGATGTTTTATTCTTGAGCAAAATTCCTCCGATTCAAGGCATTATCAGAGCTAGAGCCGGTGGGGGAGTAGACCCACAAGGTAACTCGTCCTACGATGCCTGGATTAAGCAGTTGCAGACCACCTTTAGTGCCATGATGGAGCAGAAGCCCCATTATATGCAATTGCGGTACATAGACGAACAGGGCAACGAATTGGTGCGAGTTGATTCTGATGGCACTAACATCAAAGTTATCCCCAAAGCCGAGTTGCAAAACAAGGCAGATAGACCATATTTTAGCGATACGATGAAGTTGCCTGTTGGTGGTCTCTATGTCTCACCCGTGAATCTGAACCAGGAACGCGGTCAAATCGAACGACCTTTTAAACCAGTGATTCGATACGCTACACCAATTTTTGACTCTCAGGGTCAAAATAGAGGAATTGCGATCGCCAATGTATTTGCTAACCAATTTATAAAACCTTTTAAAGAGGATAATCAACAGGCTGACGATAAAAATAAATATAAAGGCAAAGAAAACTTTCTGGTCAATCAACAAGGCTACTACATCTCCCATCCCAACCCTAAAAAGGAGTGGGGGTTTGAGTTCGGCAATAATGAAAAATTAGAAAAAGATTATTCGCAAGAAGTTGCCAAGCAAATCTTGAGTAACCAACAGGGATTTATTGACAAAGGAGACTATCTCTTCAGCTACCATAAAGTTGATCCCAGTCCAAAGCAGCCGGAATTCTTGGTAGCTATCTATAAAGTTCCAAAAGATAGCGTTTTTGCTGCCATTAACTCGTTTAAAATCGTCGCCATCTTAATTATTCTCGTTTCTCTGGCTGTGGTGCTACCACTGGGCATTTATCGGGCACGGCAACTGGTAAATCTCATTAAGCAACTGGTTAATGGAATATCCACCTCTAGCTTGCAAACTTTCTCTACCATAGAACAGCAAGAACGTGTGGCTAATCAGCAAGCTGCTTCGGTGAATGAAACCACCACCACTATGGATGAACTCAAAGCTTCTTGCCGACAGTCATCTGAGCAAGCCAAAGCTGCCGCAGTCGCCGCACAGCAAGCCCTAGCGCTTGCTCAGAAAGGCACCCAAGCAGTGGGAGAAACCCTCGAAGGGATGTTCACCTTGGAAAATAAAGTGGGAGCGATCGCCGAACAGATTGTGAATCTTTCCGAGCAAGCCAGTCAAATTGCTATGATTTCCCAGATTGTTTCTGACTTGGCAAACCAAACTAATATGTTGGCACTCAATTCATCAGTTGAAGCTGTCCGCGCTGGAGAATATGGTAAAGGCTTTGCCGTGGTTGCGAATGAGATTCGCAGATTGTCCGACCAAAGTCAAAAATCTGCCGAGAAAATTAATCTCCTGGTTTCTAATATCCAAAAAGCGATTAATTCCACAGTGATGGTGACAGAGGAAGGCACGAAAACAGTAAAAACGGGAGTGCAAATCGCTCAAAATACAGATCAAGCCTTCGCAGGGGTAGCGAAAGCCGTCAACCACATGGTTTTCAACAATCAACAAATATCGCTGAATCTGAAGCAGCAATTAGATGCCATTCAACAAGTCGTCGAAGCGATGAATAACATCAACAAAGGAGCAAAAGAAACCGCCACTGGCATCAGTCAAACCAGATGGGGCACCGAGCAACTTAACAAAGCTGCTCGGACTCTCAAGCAGATGGTGTAG
- a CDS encoding hybrid sensor histidine kinase/response regulator produces MIEDEELRNLYKISGEECLQKLEAGLLHLTQNPLDKATLERLRREAHSLKGDSIIVGVENVVTLTHQVEEILLSIKRQEIIFSPDVSDRMTQGLDAIGLLVHEAVTGESTGVDTAKILDELMQVFLKLKQHDTGTEVASVVANNLGNLPTTLPLVEIAPEEQDPQILLEQSNQFTTTTSTAQINRNAPQPRLIFIEDEELRDIYQVASEQHLDKLADGLQYLQKHPQDEATLEMLRREVHSLKGDSRSVGVENVVTLTHQVEKIILSIKASEIIFTSNVCDRLYRGLDAIGLLIYEAVTGESSGVDTQQILDLMQAVLESQPQPSSDAVEPEQQLQALEVLVQAESNTIFAPTFIEDEVTQLAPTFIEDKELRDIYQIASEEYLQKLVDGLLQLEKHPSDEAILEQLLRAAHSLKGDSRSVGVESVITLTHQIEEIFLSIKASEIIFSPDVSDRLYQGLDAIGLLVYEAITGQPSRIDTSEILDQLMQAVSAPTIHKSLALPAEIPVTATQLDKAEIGQPYHIDTIRVQTRHFDALMSQAEELTFTKTAIAHTAAEIEAIATIWSEWKAVSSQEKYLDSSSLNTNPYAERLEKTINSLRTSTQENSTKLDIIVEELREKIYTLRLQPLSIVFQLLKRIVRDLARQQSKEVELIIEGGETTADKRILEEIKDSLMHMVRNAIDHGIETPAEREKLGKPPVATIWLRGYRTPTNIVIELADDGRGLDIEKIKQTAVKRGLYSPEELAIMTPSQIYPLILASGFSTQTFITEISGRGIGLDVVRTNVERLQGNIQIESTPGQGCTFRIQLNTTLGITNVVLFEVEGIVHALPIEFVQKTLLISQEQIFTTEDRATIDLDGQAVCVANLADLLEFSNPAYGYAAKEQQNSRLRSCILLKVGEEQFGLFVDRMMHTQEIVIKPQSQLLKRVRNVMGATILGSGEVCMILNPPDLLKSLQQQNTSVVSIKPRKKILRKRVILLVEDSIPVRTQEKRLLEKAGYEVAIAVDGLDGYNKLKTRDFDAVISDVEMPNLDGLSLTAKIRQHEEYKALPIILVTTLASDEDIARGSEAGANAYIIKSNFNQDFLLEILGRLV; encoded by the coding sequence ATGATAGAAGACGAAGAACTCCGGAATCTGTATAAAATTTCTGGCGAAGAATGTTTGCAGAAACTGGAAGCAGGTTTGCTGCACTTAACACAGAACCCATTAGACAAAGCTACCTTGGAACGGTTGCGGCGAGAAGCTCACAGCCTCAAAGGAGACTCGATAATTGTCGGGGTAGAAAATGTTGTCACCCTGACCCATCAAGTTGAAGAGATTCTTTTAAGCATTAAACGTCAAGAGATTATTTTCAGCCCAGATGTGAGCGATCGCATGACTCAAGGATTAGATGCGATCGGTCTTTTGGTACACGAAGCCGTAACTGGTGAATCGACTGGGGTTGACACAGCTAAGATACTTGATGAGTTGATGCAAGTATTTTTAAAGTTAAAACAACACGACACTGGCACGGAAGTTGCTTCCGTTGTTGCAAATAATCTGGGGAATCTGCCCACGACGCTGCCTTTAGTTGAAATCGCTCCAGAAGAACAAGACCCGCAAATACTACTTGAGCAAAGCAATCAATTTACCACAACTACTTCTACAGCACAAATTAACCGCAATGCTCCCCAACCAAGATTAATCTTTATAGAAGATGAAGAACTGCGGGATATTTATCAAGTTGCTAGCGAACAACATTTAGACAAACTGGCAGATGGTTTGCAATATCTACAAAAGCATCCGCAGGACGAAGCTACCCTGGAAATGTTGCGACGGGAAGTCCACAGCCTTAAAGGAGATTCTCGAAGCGTCGGGGTAGAAAATGTAGTCACCCTCACCCATCAAGTTGAAAAGATTATCTTAAGCATCAAAGCAAGCGAGATTATTTTTACTTCAAATGTGTGCGATCGCCTTTATCGAGGATTAGATGCAATTGGTCTATTGATATATGAAGCTGTAACCGGTGAATCGAGTGGGGTTGATACCCAACAAATACTTGATTTGATGCAAGCGGTTTTGGAGTCACAACCACAGCCTTCTTCAGATGCAGTTGAACCAGAACAACAGCTACAAGCCCTCGAAGTATTAGTTCAAGCCGAATCTAATACAATATTCGCACCAACTTTTATAGAAGATGAAGTTACCCAACTTGCACCAACTTTTATAGAAGACAAAGAACTGCGAGATATTTATCAAATTGCCAGCGAAGAATATTTGCAAAAACTGGTAGATGGTTTGCTACAGCTAGAAAAGCACCCATCAGACGAAGCTATCTTGGAACAGCTGTTGCGGGCAGCTCACAGCCTTAAAGGAGACTCCAGAAGCGTTGGGGTAGAAAGTGTAATTACCCTTACTCATCAAATTGAAGAGATTTTCTTAAGTATCAAAGCAAGCGAGATTATTTTCAGCCCAGATGTGAGCGATCGCCTTTATCAAGGATTAGATGCGATCGGTCTTTTAGTATACGAAGCCATTACTGGTCAACCGAGTAGAATTGATACATCCGAAATACTTGATCAGTTGATGCAAGCAGTTTCTGCACCAACTATTCACAAGTCCCTAGCACTTCCTGCGGAAATTCCTGTCACAGCAACTCAGCTTGACAAGGCTGAAATTGGTCAACCCTACCACATCGACACGATTCGCGTTCAAACTCGCCATTTCGATGCTTTAATGTCACAGGCTGAAGAACTAACATTTACCAAAACCGCCATAGCCCACACTGCCGCTGAAATTGAGGCAATAGCAACCATATGGTCAGAGTGGAAAGCTGTTTCTAGTCAAGAAAAATATCTTGATTCTTCATCCTTAAATACTAATCCCTATGCAGAACGCTTAGAAAAAACGATCAACTCTTTGAGAACTTCAACTCAGGAAAACAGCACTAAATTAGACATTATCGTTGAAGAATTAAGAGAAAAAATTTACACCCTACGGCTTCAACCCCTATCCATCGTGTTTCAATTGCTTAAGCGGATAGTCAGGGATTTAGCCAGACAACAATCAAAAGAAGTGGAATTAATTATTGAAGGAGGAGAAACAACCGCTGACAAACGCATCCTTGAAGAAATCAAAGATTCCTTAATGCACATGGTTCGCAACGCGATCGATCATGGCATCGAGACTCCCGCAGAACGAGAAAAACTCGGCAAACCTCCCGTAGCCACTATTTGGCTTAGGGGCTACCGAACCCCCACTAACATCGTAATTGAACTGGCAGATGATGGGCGAGGGCTAGATATCGAAAAGATAAAACAAACCGCCGTCAAGCGTGGACTCTACAGCCCAGAAGAACTGGCAATTATGACTCCCAGCCAGATTTATCCCCTAATCTTGGCTTCTGGCTTCTCAACCCAGACTTTTATTACAGAAATTTCTGGCAGAGGTATCGGGTTGGATGTAGTACGCACGAACGTCGAACGGCTGCAAGGTAATATCCAGATAGAATCAACCCCCGGACAAGGATGCACCTTCCGCATCCAGCTAAACACAACCTTGGGAATCACCAATGTAGTACTGTTTGAAGTTGAAGGTATTGTCCATGCTCTACCAATTGAGTTTGTGCAAAAGACTTTACTTATCTCTCAAGAGCAAATTTTTACCACTGAAGATCGAGCAACTATTGACTTAGACGGTCAAGCTGTTTGTGTTGCAAATCTAGCTGATTTGCTGGAATTCTCAAATCCTGCTTATGGTTATGCCGCAAAAGAACAACAAAATAGCCGTCTGCGTTCTTGTATCCTGCTGAAGGTGGGAGAAGAACAATTCGGTTTGTTTGTCGATCGCATGATGCATACTCAAGAGATAGTAATCAAACCTCAGAGTCAGTTATTGAAGCGGGTGCGTAATGTCATGGGAGCAACAATTCTCGGCTCAGGAGAAGTTTGCATGATTCTTAACCCCCCAGATTTACTCAAATCATTGCAACAGCAAAATACATCTGTAGTCTCTATCAAACCAAGGAAAAAAATTCTCCGCAAGCGTGTCATTCTATTAGTAGAAGATTCTATCCCCGTTCGTACCCAAGAAAAACGGCTTTTGGAAAAAGCTGGATATGAAGTGGCGATCGCCGTGGATGGATTAGATGGTTATAACAAACTAAAAACCCGTGACTTTGATGCAGTTATATCTGACGTGGAAATGCCCAATTTAGATGGGTTGTCACTCACTGCCAAAATTCGTCAGCATGAAGAATATAAAGCATTGCCGATAATTCTAGTAACAACCCTTGCTTCCGATGAGGACATCGCAAGGGGATCTGAAGCCGGAGCTAATGCATATATCATCAAAAGCAATTTTAATCAAGATTTTTTATTAGAAATATTAGGAAGACTTGTTTAA
- the cheB gene encoding chemotaxis-specific protein-glutamate methyltransferase CheB, whose protein sequence is MPIRVLLVEDSRIALVILKRILDSSPEIEVVGEARTGLEALTLIPKVEPDVICTDLHMPQMDGLEFTFQVMALYPRPILVISVSVQEDDAKHVFELLEAGAVEIFPKPTAGLATNNELFKQELINKIKILSGVRVFRKKRKSPSQVNNLEADNFSDFAYKSYIKPKIVVIGASTGGPQALKELFTQLPADFPVPVICVQHICFGFLQGLIDWLATSCRLTIQIAQVGDMPKPGKIYFPAEQQHLELDAWGRFICSDSPPVAGHCPSVTASFESVAKFYGNATVGILLTGMGRDGADGMQAIAQAGGFTIAQDEATSVVFGMPKEAINLGAAKQILPIEAIAPKLLALLQQTY, encoded by the coding sequence ATGCCTATTCGAGTTCTGTTAGTTGAAGATTCACGGATTGCTCTAGTAATTTTGAAAAGAATTCTGGACTCATCACCGGAGATTGAAGTAGTGGGAGAAGCTCGCACTGGCTTAGAAGCTTTGACACTGATTCCCAAAGTTGAGCCAGATGTCATTTGTACAGACCTTCATATGCCTCAGATGGATGGTTTGGAATTTACATTTCAAGTCATGGCACTTTATCCTCGACCGATTTTAGTAATTAGTGTTTCGGTGCAGGAAGACGATGCTAAACATGTTTTTGAGCTTTTAGAGGCAGGAGCGGTGGAGATTTTTCCTAAGCCAACCGCAGGACTGGCAACAAATAATGAGTTGTTTAAGCAGGAGTTGATTAATAAGATTAAAATTTTGTCTGGGGTAAGGGTATTTAGAAAAAAGCGAAAGTCCCCCTCTCAAGTAAATAATTTAGAGGCTGACAATTTTTCTGATTTCGCTTATAAGTCCTACATCAAACCAAAAATAGTAGTTATTGGTGCATCTACAGGTGGTCCCCAAGCTTTGAAAGAACTTTTCACTCAGTTACCAGCAGATTTTCCTGTGCCAGTAATTTGCGTGCAACACATTTGTTTCGGTTTTTTACAGGGATTAATTGATTGGTTAGCAACTAGTTGTCGGTTGACAATTCAGATTGCTCAAGTTGGGGATATGCCAAAACCAGGAAAGATTTATTTTCCAGCAGAACAGCAGCATTTAGAATTGGATGCTTGGGGTCGATTTATTTGCTCTGATTCACCACCAGTGGCAGGACATTGCCCTTCTGTAACAGCTTCATTTGAGTCTGTAGCCAAGTTCTATGGCAACGCAACAGTGGGAATATTGTTAACTGGAATGGGTAGAGATGGAGCGGATGGAATGCAGGCGATCGCTCAAGCTGGTGGTTTTACTATCGCGCAAGATGAAGCCACTTCTGTGGTGTTTGGAATGCCTAAAGAAGCGATCAATTTAGGAGCGGCAAAACAGATATTACCAATTGAAGCGATCGCACCAAAGCTACTAGCTCTGTTGCAACAGACTTATTGA
- a CDS encoding CheR family methyltransferase: MSKAEFLSVELTEAFVKLIAQQTGLEIRERDQADLSEKIFFRMKAINILFPEEYYQLLGYSTIQSYQEWHRLVLLLTNLESYFFRDKEQFNLLRDRILPELIQRQQNNKTLRICSAGCSTGEEPLSLAIVLKELIPNPEQWNLTILGVDINQEALKKAKQGIYTPWSLRSIDPEIMQRYFLHFNNHYYLDMQIKQMVKFKYINLVKDAFHEHNEMKDIDLIICRNVFIYFEASAIAKVLDKFHQILQPSGYLIAGHTELCGQDLSHFETKLFPESLVYIKKSV; encoded by the coding sequence ATGTCAAAGGCGGAATTTTTAAGTGTAGAGTTAACAGAGGCTTTTGTTAAGTTAATTGCCCAGCAAACCGGATTAGAAATTAGAGAGCGAGACCAAGCAGATTTAAGCGAAAAAATATTTTTCCGGATGAAAGCTATCAATATATTATTTCCAGAAGAGTACTATCAACTCTTAGGATATAGTACGATACAAAGCTATCAAGAATGGCACAGACTTGTTTTACTGCTGACTAATCTGGAAAGTTACTTTTTTCGAGATAAAGAGCAGTTTAATCTTTTACGCGATCGTATTCTTCCAGAATTAATTCAACGTCAACAAAATAATAAAACTCTCCGCATTTGTAGTGCAGGATGCTCAACTGGAGAAGAACCATTATCTCTCGCTATTGTCCTTAAAGAACTCATTCCCAATCCAGAGCAATGGAACTTGACGATTTTGGGTGTAGACATTAATCAAGAAGCACTGAAAAAAGCGAAACAAGGAATTTACACACCTTGGTCATTGAGGAGCATTGATCCAGAAATAATGCAGCGATATTTTTTGCATTTTAACAATCATTATTATCTTGATATGCAAATTAAGCAAATGGTAAAATTTAAATATATAAATTTAGTCAAAGATGCTTTCCATGAACACAATGAAATGAAAGATATTGACTTAATTATTTGCCGCAATGTTTTCATTTATTTTGAAGCATCAGCCATTGCAAAAGTATTAGATAAATTTCACCAGATCCTCCAACCATCAGGATATCTGATCGCAGGTCATACAGAACTTTGTGGTCAGGATTTAAGCCACTTTGAGACAAAATTATTTCCCGAATCACTTGTTTATATTAAAAAAAGCGTTTGA
- a CDS encoding chemotaxis protein CheW, with protein sequence MKEHSYLTFSLNNYFYGISLVYVEELFSLPELTPIPENPYKIVAIVNIRGNIVPVMDFNFTLDYQSPDYRLTDSLVILKWQEFRLGIIVNQIYEVINISPQQITTELDYEQELAVVEQRKIIPGVATLSGNIFILSNPDNWFNYIEIQQILSLKNLLEPKIISNHNADKFPDNNSELLLIQQPVFCPNTTLEETIFPKQADNLRLPSESQDLKTFITLAVFTLNGNLLGIDLGMVREFTDIRQVTPIPCVKAHIIGNMNLRGEILTLVDICGLLNLPLMGITNNSKAMVVEVEGIVAGLMVEEVCDVMFSLNPREIRAVPTAIHSVNNEYLQGAVLYHEKIMSILDLRKIFLNGDLIVDEVI encoded by the coding sequence ATGAAAGAACATTCCTATCTCACCTTTAGCTTAAATAACTATTTTTACGGCATCAGCCTAGTTTACGTCGAAGAACTTTTTTCTCTACCTGAGTTAACACCCATCCCAGAAAACCCATATAAAATCGTTGCAATTGTTAATATCCGGGGGAATATTGTGCCAGTCATGGATTTTAATTTCACCTTGGACTATCAATCACCAGACTATCGTTTGACAGATAGTCTAGTAATTTTAAAATGGCAAGAATTCCGACTGGGTATCATTGTTAATCAAATCTATGAAGTCATAAATATATCTCCACAACAAATTACCACTGAGCTTGATTATGAGCAAGAACTTGCGGTAGTTGAACAAAGAAAAATTATTCCTGGTGTTGCCACTCTTTCGGGAAATATTTTCATATTGAGCAATCCAGATAATTGGTTTAACTATATAGAGATACAACAGATTTTGTCTTTGAAAAACTTATTAGAGCCAAAAATTATTTCTAATCATAATGCAGACAAATTTCCAGACAATAACTCTGAATTATTATTGATCCAACAGCCTGTCTTTTGCCCAAATACAACTTTAGAAGAAACAATTTTTCCAAAACAAGCTGATAATCTAAGACTTCCATCAGAAAGTCAGGATTTAAAGACTTTTATCACCTTAGCAGTATTTACTTTAAATGGTAATCTTTTGGGCATTGATTTAGGAATGGTACGAGAATTTACTGATATACGCCAAGTAACTCCTATTCCCTGTGTGAAAGCGCATATCATTGGTAACATGAATCTGCGAGGTGAGATTCTCACCTTAGTTGATATTTGCGGATTGTTGAATTTGCCGTTGATGGGTATAACTAATAATTCTAAGGCAATGGTTGTGGAGGTTGAGGGTATAGTTGCTGGTTTAATGGTAGAAGAAGTTTGCGATGTGATGTTCTCCCTGAACCCACGAGAGATAAGGGCAGTACCGACTGCTATCCATTCAGTTAATAATGAATACCTTCAAGGGGCAGTTCTTTATCATGAAAAAATAATGAGCATTCTGGATTTGCGAAAAATCTTCCTTAACGGTGATTTAATTGTTGATGAGGTAATTTGA
- a CDS encoding response regulator, with protein sequence MTLTRLTKELDNLSKDDSDGVLIISNHTVVWNLYLTCGKLLYATSEVHPVRRWDRALKQHCPNWNWGVDSSELSKDLPWECQILAQGISQRQLSAIQAKLVIRNIVQECFFELNSYADFRIDWKPRQKHIWHLSMAVIPLSSWEILSVVNKATNMQQRWQAAGLGDFSPTLALVLKPGVDPQALPIFQKYLNSQFTLWDIALEQEKSVTEVTLSLIPWVKKGMLEFQNIPDLQVPTVKQTVAATLPQFKTQPTKFTQKQPLIACIDDSPVLAHTLKKILIPAGYQMLSIPEPMRGFSQLIEHKPDLILLDLLLPNADGYSICKFLRDTPVFKDTPIIILTGQNTPIDRAHASLVGATEFLGKPPQPQELLYIIQKYLGQSKSSKVG encoded by the coding sequence ATGACACTAACAAGGCTGACTAAAGAATTAGACAACCTGAGTAAAGATGATAGTGATGGAGTGCTAATTATAAGCAACCATACAGTCGTTTGGAATCTTTATCTTACCTGTGGTAAATTGCTCTATGCCACAAGTGAAGTGCATCCTGTAAGGCGTTGGGACAGAGCCTTAAAGCAGCATTGCCCTAACTGGAATTGGGGTGTTGACTCCTCTGAGTTGTCGAAAGACCTGCCTTGGGAATGTCAGATTCTCGCTCAAGGCATCAGTCAAAGGCAACTGAGCGCTATCCAAGCTAAGTTAGTGATTCGTAATATTGTCCAAGAATGTTTTTTTGAGCTAAATAGCTACGCAGACTTCAGGATCGACTGGAAACCCAGGCAAAAACATATATGGCATCTCTCTATGGCAGTCATACCCTTGTCTTCCTGGGAAATTCTGTCAGTTGTTAACAAAGCAACGAACATGCAGCAAAGATGGCAAGCTGCTGGTTTAGGTGACTTCAGCCCGACCCTTGCTTTAGTTTTGAAGCCAGGAGTAGACCCTCAAGCGCTGCCAATTTTCCAGAAGTATCTCAACAGTCAGTTCACCTTATGGGATATTGCTTTAGAACAAGAAAAATCGGTGACAGAGGTAACTCTCTCCTTAATTCCTTGGGTTAAGAAGGGTATGCTGGAATTCCAAAACATTCCAGATTTACAAGTCCCGACTGTCAAACAGACAGTTGCGGCAACACTCCCCCAATTCAAAACCCAGCCTACCAAATTTACCCAGAAACAACCTTTAATCGCCTGTATTGATGATAGTCCCGTGTTGGCTCACACTTTAAAAAAAATCTTAATACCAGCCGGCTATCAAATGTTGAGTATTCCAGAGCCAATGCGAGGGTTCTCTCAACTCATCGAACACAAGCCCGATCTAATTTTGTTAGACTTGCTTCTGCCAAATGCTGATGGCTACAGTATCTGTAAATTTTTGCGAGACACTCCCGTTTTTAAGGACACGCCGATTATTATCCTAACAGGTCAAAATACGCCAATCGATCGCGCCCATGCTAGCCTAGTTGGTGCAACTGAGTTTTTAGGCAAGCCTCCACAGCCGCAAGAATTGCTATATATTATTCAAAAATATCTTGGGCAATCAAAGTCATCTAAAGTTGGTTAA